In Thunnus thynnus chromosome 11, fThuThy2.1, whole genome shotgun sequence, the following proteins share a genomic window:
- the si:dkey-69o16.5 gene encoding alpha-aspartyl dipeptidase-like yields the protein MKRRLLLVSNSTLHGSGYLEHCQQHISRFFGKDIKRVLFVPYALHDRDAYTKTARDKFKTLGYEVDSIHEASDPIDAVQRAEGIFIGGGNTFRLLKGLYDSKVVTEIRRRVLEDGVPYMGSSAGTNVATISINTTNDMPIVYPPSFYAIGLVPFNINPHYLDPDPSSRHMGETREQRITQYHEEPDTPCVLGLREGSMLLVEGNKATLLGTTKARLFTRGKPTVEYDPGCDLSFLLADAH from the exons atgaagaggagactCCTGCTGGTGTCCAACTCCACTCTGCACGGCAGCGGGTACCTGGAAcactgtcagcagcacatctCACGCTTTTTCGGAAA AGATATAAAGAGGGTACTGTTTGTTCCTTACGCTCTCCATGACAGAGATGCCTACACCAAGACCGCCAGGGACAAGTTTAAGACTCttg GTTACGAGGTGGACAGTATCCACGAGGCCTCAGACCCCATTGACGCCGTCCAGAGAGCCGAGGGCATTTTTATAG GAGGAGGGAACACTTTCCGGCTGCTGAAGGGTCTCTATGACAGCAAGGTGGTGACAGAGATCAGGAGGAGAGTGCTCGAG GACGGTGTCCCCTACATGGGTTCCAGTGCCGGGACCAATGTTGCCACCATCAGCATCAACACCACCAACGACATGCCCATCGTCTACCCTCCATCCTTCTATGCCATTGGCCTTGTTCCCTTCAACATCAACCCACACTATCTGGACCCAGACCCCAGCAGCCGCCACATGGGG GAGACCAGAGAGCAGAGGATCACCCAGTACCATGAAGAGCCTGATACTCCATGTGTTcta GGTCTAAGGGAGGGATCCATGTTGCTGGTGGAGGGAAACAAAGCCACACTACTGGGAACCACCAAGGCCAGACTCTttaccag ggGAAAGCCCACAGTAGAGTACGACCCAGGTTGTGACCTCAGCTTCCTACTGGCAGATGCACATTAA